The Ruminococcus bovis genome includes a region encoding these proteins:
- a CDS encoding ImmA/IrrE family metallo-endopeptidase: MKYLSRKDIEAIGERVTKAYFRLPDLTGKTVYKITPDKLITDLLGVNLEYHHLSLDGSVLGLTSSYGAVTYKVFDYADEESYCYLDGKTIFIERDLNEDISQIGRCNFTKAHEAGHQILKMLFPKEYGGDNRKLHFCLAHPPKQRKMDWLEWQANAIASVILMPKEVIMRALFLFGFGERVKMINKVYATWEYEQFSSMAVFLGVSKTALSIRLTQLGLVDKNYFGNPYDLTDIYCDGGI, from the coding sequence TTGAAATATTTGTCACGCAAAGATATTGAAGCTATTGGTGAACGAGTGACAAAAGCATATTTCCGATTACCTGACTTAACGGGCAAAACAGTATATAAGATTACACCTGACAAGCTAATTACTGATTTGTTAGGAGTTAATCTTGAATATCACCACTTATCTTTAGATGGATCTGTCCTCGGACTTACATCATCGTATGGAGCTGTAACATACAAAGTATTTGATTACGCTGATGAGGAGAGTTATTGCTATCTTGACGGCAAAACAATATTCATTGAACGTGATCTGAATGAGGATATTTCGCAGATTGGCAGATGTAATTTCACCAAAGCGCACGAAGCCGGGCATCAGATTCTGAAAATGCTTTTTCCTAAAGAATATGGCGGCGATAACAGAAAACTGCATTTCTGTTTAGCACACCCACCGAAGCAACGAAAAATGGACTGGTTAGAATGGCAGGCTAACGCTATCGCTTCCGTGATTCTTATGCCAAAAGAAGTTATAATGCGAGCGCTGTTCTTATTTGGTTTTGGTGAGCGGGTAAAAATGATAAATAAGGTATATGCTACTTGGGAATACGAACAGTTTTCGTCTATGGCGGTTTTTTTAGGTGTATCCAAAACAGCCTTGTCTATCCGGCTTACTCAACTCGGATTGGTTGACAAAAACTATTTTGGTAATCCGTACGACTTAACAGATATATATTGTGATGGAGGTATTTGA
- a CDS encoding sigma-70 RNA polymerase sigma factor region 4 domain-containing protein: MKKIYESIILRTEDYTVVDLKKEYTDPVGGIQFVIISESSEQELLQRFGDEIKKYSPYVVTDEKYLRFLNTDYQRQRAEAYRDSEYRTPYSIGEKTNVGSVLFQNNMSLEEMVEIKEQYERIISIINRLPQKEQKRRIKKYLFDDKTQDEIALEEGVDQAAVCRSIQRAKENIKKMLGSGHI; this comes from the coding sequence ATGAAAAAGATTTATGAATCTATTATTTTAAGAACCGAAGATTATACAGTTGTAGATTTGAAAAAGGAGTATACTGATCCGGTTGGTGGTATTCAATTTGTAATAATTTCTGAAAGTAGTGAGCAAGAATTATTGCAACGTTTTGGTGATGAAATAAAAAAGTATTCACCATATGTCGTCACAGATGAAAAATATCTGCGTTTTCTTAATACAGACTACCAGCGCCAAAGAGCGGAAGCGTATAGGGATTCAGAATACCGAACACCATATTCTATCGGAGAAAAGACTAATGTGGGTAGCGTTTTGTTTCAAAATAATATGTCATTAGAAGAGATGGTGGAGATAAAAGAACAGTATGAAAGGATTATTTCTATAATCAATAGACTTCCTCAGAAAGAACAGAAAAGAAGAATAAAAAAATACCTGTTTGATGATAAAACTCAAGATGAGATAGCATTAGAAGAGGGGGTTGATCAGGCAGCAGTATGCCGTTCAATACAGAGGGCTAAAGAAAATATTAAAAAAATGCTCGGTAGTGGTCATATTTAA
- a CDS encoding type II toxin-antitoxin system PemK/MazF family toxin: MKSVKRGRIFLYDFGEPSGSKQGGYRPVLVIQNDNITKTSPEVLVAPLTSKIKHPEWFPHIYLGKRFGLEYPSMVLCEQIAPADKGKLKYYIGTVDDPEILSKLNRTVREVMGIKYIEPRIKNELRCLCQSHKEEYFSTNNYIVRRFNPFQVIKEKCDKCNRLGYDYLIIDKKAALRRGGKKNG; the protein is encoded by the coding sequence TTGAAAAGTGTAAAAAGAGGGCGAATATTCCTTTATGATTTCGGAGAGCCATCTGGTTCAAAACAAGGTGGTTATAGACCTGTCTTGGTTATCCAAAACGACAACATAACGAAAACTTCGCCGGAAGTATTAGTAGCTCCATTAACGAGCAAAATCAAACACCCTGAGTGGTTTCCTCACATTTATCTGGGAAAACGATTTGGGCTTGAGTACCCTTCGATGGTTCTTTGTGAGCAAATTGCCCCGGCTGATAAAGGCAAACTTAAGTATTACATCGGAACGGTTGATGATCCCGAAATCTTGTCCAAACTCAATAGAACTGTAAGAGAAGTAATGGGCATAAAATACATTGAGCCGAGGATTAAGAATGAACTAAGGTGTTTGTGTCAATCTCACAAAGAGGAGTATTTTTCAACAAATAACTATATTGTTCGTAGGTTTAATCCTTTTCAGGTAATCAAGGAGAAATGCGATAAATGCAATAGACTTGGTTATGACTATTTAATTATTGACAAAAAAGCAGCTTTGCGCCGAGGAGGTAAGAAAAATGGCTAA
- a CDS encoding helix-turn-helix domain-containing protein translates to MANEMKKQQIPTMFEEYGDIVSIQDVMKMLGVGRSAVYSMLQEGTLRSVRIGRKYIIPKQSVIDVLFP, encoded by the coding sequence ATGGCTAATGAAATGAAAAAGCAGCAGATTCCTACTATGTTTGAGGAGTACGGTGATATAGTTTCAATTCAAGACGTTATGAAAATGTTGGGAGTTGGAAGATCAGCAGTTTATTCAATGTTGCAAGAAGGCACTCTGCGGTCAGTGAGAATTGGAAGAAAGTATATTATTCCGAAGCAGAGCGTTATTGATGTACTATTTCCGTGA
- a CDS encoding tyrosine-type recombinase/integrase yields the protein MPTTGYLRQKNGRYYAVLNLYDSTGKRIQKSHATGLTVKNNKRKAEQILKQLCVEYDNKNLSFYSNIKVADYFKKWLISIQPEIRPNTYRSYKGNMENHIIPYFEKLGVELQDLKPFQLTEYYKSKIGVVSVTTIKHHHQNISKALSDAVEKGLITINPATAAKTPKQTNSFKAEFLNKEQIKQLLNYLKDTSIFLPTYLCTVYGFRRSEVLGLKWHNIDFENETIWIRETLQQSTKEISGQTNYTSETKTESSNRTLPMIPKVKQLLLEQKERQERNREFLKTGYIESDYVCTFDNGKELTPNYLTKKFHLLIKKQNEFPQIRFHDLRHSVASNLLNDGFTTVQVAEWLGHSSSTTTLKFYAHIDKTSKMAIANKLNAG from the coding sequence ATGCCGACCACAGGATATTTAAGACAAAAAAATGGACGTTATTATGCGGTTCTAAATCTCTATGATAGTACAGGTAAGAGAATCCAAAAATCTCACGCAACAGGGCTTACAGTCAAGAACAATAAGCGCAAGGCTGAACAAATATTGAAGCAACTCTGTGTTGAGTATGATAATAAGAACCTCAGTTTTTACTCTAACATAAAGGTTGCTGACTATTTCAAAAAGTGGCTTATAAGTATCCAGCCTGAGATAAGACCGAACACCTATCGTAGTTATAAGGGGAATATGGAAAACCATATTATTCCTTATTTCGAGAAATTAGGTGTTGAGCTTCAAGATTTAAAACCCTTCCAACTCACCGAATACTACAAGTCTAAGATTGGTGTTGTTTCAGTTACAACAATTAAGCACCATCATCAAAATATTTCAAAAGCTCTTTCTGACGCTGTTGAAAAAGGATTGATAACAATAAACCCAGCCACCGCTGCAAAAACGCCGAAGCAAACTAATAGCTTTAAAGCGGAGTTTTTGAATAAGGAGCAAATAAAGCAGCTTTTGAATTATCTGAAAGATACGAGCATTTTTCTACCAACTTATCTTTGTACGGTGTATGGTTTCAGAAGAAGTGAGGTGCTGGGATTAAAATGGCACAACATAGATTTTGAAAATGAAACAATATGGATCAGGGAAACATTACAGCAAAGCACCAAAGAGATTAGTGGACAGACAAACTATACATCCGAAACGAAAACAGAAAGCAGTAACCGTACTCTACCTATGATACCGAAAGTAAAACAGCTCCTTCTTGAACAGAAAGAGCGTCAGGAGAGAAATAGGGAATTTCTGAAAACAGGGTATATCGAAAGTGATTATGTATGTACTTTTGATAATGGAAAAGAACTTACTCCCAATTACCTAACAAAGAAATTCCATCTTCTCATAAAAAAGCAGAATGAGTTTCCTCAAATAAGATTTCACGATTTACGGCATAGTGTAGCAAGTAATCTGCTAAATGATGGCTTTACGACTGTTCAGGTTGCCGAATGGTTAGGTCATAGTAGCTCTACAACGACTTTAAAATTTTATGCTCATATTGACAAAACTTCAAAAATGGCAATTGCAAACAAGCTAAATGCAGGTTGA
- a CDS encoding SHOCT domain-containing protein — MEYYKLGEDESPLFKCDCSDDLKIILTNLNFVFININKRLLHSDEAVVEVIPKDDVKFYNEKPQIKQQGSLVEMYFKHQEKSVTFNSRMDAYKFVHTANELLTGHTMAERGAAKVKDGINLVDDTLGFSTVDTVKGVIENGVIGSIFGGIGKKKSRTKKISGKSNTIKESAKKSLQSGVDALQQKNVEKNINEYNKQLDSLKKLKDLVDKGVLTEEEFEKKKKEILG; from the coding sequence ATGGAATATTACAAATTAGGGGAAGATGAATCTCCACTTTTTAAGTGTGATTGTTCAGATGATTTGAAAATTATTTTAACCAATTTAAATTTTGTGTTTATAAATATAAATAAAAGGTTACTGCATAGTGATGAAGCCGTTGTAGAGGTAATTCCTAAGGATGATGTAAAGTTTTATAATGAAAAGCCACAGATTAAGCAACAAGGTTCTTTAGTTGAAATGTACTTTAAACATCAGGAAAAATCAGTTACTTTCAACTCAAGAATGGATGCCTATAAATTTGTACATACTGCAAATGAACTTCTCACAGGTCACACTATGGCAGAAAGAGGTGCTGCTAAGGTTAAGGATGGCATTAATCTTGTAGATGACACTTTAGGATTTAGCACAGTGGATACAGTGAAAGGTGTTATTGAGAATGGTGTTATCGGTAGTATTTTTGGTGGAATTGGAAAGAAAAAGAGCAGAACTAAGAAAATATCAGGTAAATCTAACACCATAAAAGAGTCTGCGAAAAAGTCACTTCAAAGTGGTGTTGATGCACTTCAACAGAAGAATGTTGAGAAAAATATTAATGAATACAACAAGCAACTTGATAGTCTTAAAAAGTTGAAGGACTTAGTTGATAAGGGTGTGTTGACCGAAGAAGAATTTGAAAAGAAAAAGAAAGAAATTTTGGGATAA
- a CDS encoding patatin-like phospholipase family protein, with protein sequence MEKAALILEGGAIRGLFTAGALDYLLEQNMQFEYVASVSAGTCCALSYIAEQKNRTKDCLFPTNKSDEWIGKGSLKRGKGLIDLKKAFYEFPYKQYPFRFDKYFASKVTNEIVVTSLETGKAEFLTEKSDEKRLLDIGAASSSLPIISKAVKIDGKKYYDGGVSDSLPYERAMELGYKKIVVIQTRRLHQYPSSSKSMDLLYKAKFALHKDFLNTMLSRPENYKKQAEQLAELEKENKVFVIRPTIPEISRTEDDYNKKITYYNHGYSQMRTGFNDLQEYLNS encoded by the coding sequence TTGGAGAAAGCAGCATTAATTCTTGAGGGTGGAGCTATTAGAGGACTATTTACTGCCGGTGCATTGGACTATTTACTGGAACAAAATATGCAATTCGAGTATGTTGCCAGTGTATCAGCCGGTACTTGTTGTGCTTTAAGCTACATTGCAGAACAGAAAAATAGAACAAAAGATTGCCTTTTCCCTACAAACAAATCTGATGAATGGATTGGCAAAGGTTCATTAAAAAGAGGCAAAGGACTTATTGACCTAAAGAAAGCCTTTTACGAATTTCCCTACAAACAATATCCATTTAGATTTGACAAATATTTTGCAAGTAAAGTAACAAATGAAATTGTTGTAACTAGCCTAGAAACAGGCAAGGCTGAATTCTTAACAGAAAAATCTGATGAAAAAAGATTACTTGACATTGGTGCTGCATCAAGTTCACTACCTATCATTTCAAAAGCAGTAAAAATTGACGGTAAAAAATATTATGATGGTGGTGTTTCCGACTCTTTACCTTATGAAAGAGCTATGGAACTTGGATATAAGAAAATCGTTGTAATCCAAACCAGACGACTTCATCAATATCCATCATCCTCAAAAAGTATGGATTTGCTGTACAAAGCTAAGTTTGCTTTACATAAAGATTTTCTAAACACTATGCTAAGCAGACCTGAAAATTACAAAAAACAAGCTGAACAATTAGCTGAACTTGAAAAGGAAAACAAGGTTTTTGTTATTCGTCCTACAATTCCGGAAATTTCCCGTACCGAAGATGACTATAATAAGAAAATCACTTACTATAATCACGGATATAGTCAAATGAGAACCGGATTTAACGATTTGCAAGAATATTTGAATTCATAA
- a CDS encoding UDP-N-acetylmuramoyl-L-alanyl-D-glutamate--2,6-diaminopimelate ligase — protein MQLSKILQNIEYTLIKGNTETEISDVIYDSRKVTDGTVFVALKGYNVDGHKFVPQAVKSGASAVVISDNVDIPEDITVIKVDDTRKALAYMSAMLFGEPEKELTTIALTGTKGKTTTVAMLKSILDAEGIKSGTIGTLGIIIGNKIYKTNNTTPESYEIQHAMRMMVDAGCKVMIIEASSLGLKWHRTDAIYFDYGIFTNFSHDHIGDSEHKDLEEYLQCKALLFKQCKKGIFNIDDKVFDRITENATCDITTYGFSEKADIVGYDDNLISKPGYIGVNFKTKGLKTLDVNVAIPGRFSVYNALAAMTTAIEMGISDEAILKGLDTVKVKGRVEAVKVPGNYTLLIDYAHNALSMENILETLREYNPHRLIVLFGAGGNRPKVRRYEMGETAGRLADLSVLTEDNSRDEDVMDIINDIIEGGLKKTNGKYVVVPKRQDAIRYCMENAEDGDIIVLAGKGHEDYLEIKGVKYHLDEREVIADIIADMNK, from the coding sequence ATGCAACTTTCAAAAATTTTACAAAATATAGAGTACACTCTTATTAAAGGAAATACAGAAACTGAAATTTCCGATGTTATTTATGACAGTAGAAAGGTAACTGACGGTACAGTTTTCGTAGCACTTAAAGGTTACAATGTTGATGGTCACAAGTTTGTACCTCAAGCAGTTAAGTCCGGTGCAAGTGCAGTTGTTATTTCTGACAATGTAGATATTCCGGAAGATATTACAGTTATCAAGGTTGATGACACAAGAAAAGCTCTTGCATATATGAGTGCAATGCTTTTTGGTGAACCGGAAAAAGAATTGACTACAATTGCTCTAACCGGTACAAAAGGAAAAACTACTACTGTTGCAATGTTAAAAAGCATTCTGGATGCTGAGGGCATTAAGTCAGGAACAATCGGTACACTTGGTATTATAATAGGAAACAAGATTTATAAAACCAACAACACAACTCCTGAATCATATGAAATTCAACATGCTATGAGAATGATGGTTGATGCCGGTTGTAAAGTTATGATTATTGAGGCATCTTCCCTTGGCTTAAAGTGGCACAGAACAGATGCTATTTACTTTGATTATGGTATTTTCACAAACTTCAGTCATGACCATATTGGTGATAGTGAACATAAGGACCTTGAAGAATACTTACAATGCAAGGCTTTACTATTTAAGCAATGCAAGAAAGGTATTTTCAACATTGATGACAAAGTATTTGACAGAATCACAGAAAATGCTACTTGTGATATTACAACATACGGCTTTAGTGAAAAAGCTGATATTGTAGGTTATGACGACAATCTAATCTCAAAGCCGGGATATATCGGTGTAAACTTCAAAACAAAAGGTCTTAAGACACTTGATGTTAATGTTGCCATTCCCGGTAGATTTTCAGTATATAACGCCTTGGCTGCAATGACTACTGCAATTGAAATGGGTATTTCTGATGAGGCTATCTTGAAAGGTCTTGATACTGTTAAGGTTAAAGGCAGAGTTGAAGCAGTAAAAGTTCCGGGCAACTATACACTACTTATTGACTATGCTCACAATGCACTATCAATGGAAAATATCCTTGAAACACTTAGAGAATACAACCCACACAGACTGATTGTACTATTTGGTGCCGGTGGTAACCGACCAAAGGTTAGAAGATATGAAATGGGCGAAACTGCCGGTAGACTGGCTGACCTTTCAGTTTTAACTGAGGACAACAGTCGTGATGAAGATGTTATGGACATTATCAATGATATTATAGAAGGTGGTCTTAAAAAGACTAACGGTAAATATGTTGTTGTACCAAAAAGACAGGATGCTATTCGTTACTGTATGGAAAACGCAGAAGATGGTGACATTATTGTTCTTGCAGGTAAAGGACATGAAGATTACCTAGAAATCAAGGGTGTTAAGTATCACCTTGATGAAAGAGAAGTTATTGCAGATATTATTGCAGATATGAACAAATAA
- a CDS encoding extracellular solute-binding protein, translated as MKIKRILSLVLAAAMMAVVFVGCSKSEDKTSSTSGAAKTVEVEKNAKLKLWGPAASLSILKEQAKAFEKKYADKNVKIEVVAQEESDAGTQVLNDSEAAADVFAFPSDQLTKLTQAKALLPVYDNYVSDISKNHTAAAVDTVKGDLNGKEVLYAFPETDNGYYLVYDKSVVSDEDAKSWEGVLAACKKAGRQFIMDAGNGYYSCMFPFTGGLKLDGLEGDAQDTQKFNKYDENEVAQTMSAFSELFHKYKDTFVSATVDKISAGFSTAKRTCAAGIDGTWNAAVNEEALGKDFGVAVLPTINVNGTDKQTVAMIGYKYIGVKSVTKFPNAAEELANYLVSADCQKTRLDKLGWTPTNKGVEVEGNDAIQTMLTEAKTFVVQANIIQAFWDPMANLGNMVYKPGEKSDVATMKTLLKNTLTNINS; from the coding sequence ATGAAAATCAAGAGAATTTTATCATTAGTTCTCGCAGCTGCTATGATGGCAGTTGTATTTGTAGGCTGTAGTAAGTCAGAAGATAAGACATCTTCAACAAGCGGTGCTGCAAAAACAGTAGAAGTTGAAAAGAACGCAAAGCTAAAGCTATGGGGCCCAGCTGCTTCACTTTCTATCTTAAAGGAACAGGCTAAGGCTTTTGAAAAGAAGTATGCTGACAAGAATGTTAAAATCGAAGTTGTAGCACAGGAAGAATCAGATGCAGGTACTCAGGTACTTAATGACTCTGAAGCTGCTGCTGACGTATTTGCATTCCCTTCAGACCAGCTCACAAAGCTAACACAGGCTAAGGCTCTTCTACCTGTATATGACAACTATGTTTCTGATATTTCAAAGAATCATACAGCAGCTGCTGTTGATACAGTTAAGGGTGACCTAAACGGTAAAGAAGTTCTATATGCATTCCCAGAAACAGATAACGGTTATTATCTAGTATATGATAAGTCAGTTGTTTCTGATGAAGATGCAAAGTCATGGGAAGGCGTTCTTGCTGCATGTAAGAAGGCTGGCCGTCAGTTCATCATGGATGCCGGTAACGGTTACTACTCATGTATGTTCCCATTCACAGGTGGTCTAAAGCTAGATGGCCTTGAAGGTGACGCTCAGGATACTCAGAAGTTCAACAAATATGACGAAAACGAAGTTGCACAGACAATGTCAGCTTTCTCAGAACTATTCCACAAGTATAAGGATACATTCGTATCTGCTACAGTTGATAAGATCAGTGCCGGTTTCTCAACAGCTAAGAGAACATGTGCTGCAGGTATTGACGGTACATGGAATGCAGCTGTTAACGAAGAAGCTCTAGGTAAGGACTTCGGTGTAGCAGTTCTACCAACAATCAATGTTAACGGTACAGACAAGCAGACAGTTGCTATGATCGGTTACAAGTACATCGGTGTTAAGTCAGTTACTAAGTTCCCTAACGCTGCTGAAGAACTAGCTAACTACCTAGTAAGTGCTGATTGCCAGAAGACAAGACTAGACAAGCTTGGTTGGACTCCAACAAACAAGGGCGTTGAAGTTGAAGGTAACGACGCTATTCAGACAATGCTAACAGAAGCAAAGACATTCGTTGTTCAGGCTAACATCATCCAGGCATTCTGGGATCCAATGGCTAACCTAGGTAACATGGTTTACAAGCCAGGCGAAAAGAGCGATGTAGCTACAATGAAGACACTTCTAAAGAATACTTTAACAAACATCAACAGCTAA
- a CDS encoding carbohydrate ABC transporter permease: protein MKYIDYVQLNAFQKFGYKCKNFFVNLPHNLLKFFAAIGNFFKKLFLGIGHGFANFGKRFAKGDWATKLSYLIMGMGNFSKGQYIKGLLFLIIEAAYAMFLIFFGIDQISQFGTLGTQEGGLGIDPTTGAYGYVEGDNSMLILLYGVTTIVVSVVFLVFYIMNTKSAMKAQELKAEGKHVPTFKEDLKQFGDEKFHVTLLSLPCLLIGVFTVLPLIFMVLIAFTNYDHSHQVPGHLFTWVGFQTFKDVFSNVGGANMGETFLTLTEWTIIWAIFATFLNYFFGMIVALMINKKGIKLKSLWRTLFVITVAVPQFVTLLVMNQMLQYDGGAINVLLQNLGLARINFLNGSALTAKITVIVVNLWVGIPYTILITSGILMNIPADLYESATIDGAGPVKSFFKITLPYMLFVTTPYLITTFINNINNFNVIYLLSSGGPTTDKLYGGAGQTDLLVTWLFKLTMSAQDYNYAAAIGILVFIVCASLSLITFNMTKSAKDEEAFS from the coding sequence ATGAAATACATAGATTATGTCCAGCTAAATGCATTCCAGAAGTTTGGATATAAGTGTAAAAATTTCTTTGTGAATTTACCTCATAATCTTCTTAAGTTCTTTGCTGCAATTGGTAACTTCTTCAAGAAATTATTCTTAGGTATCGGTCACGGCTTTGCAAACTTTGGTAAAAGATTTGCTAAAGGTGACTGGGCAACAAAGCTATCTTACCTTATTATGGGTATGGGTAACTTTAGTAAGGGACAGTACATTAAGGGTTTACTATTCTTAATTATTGAAGCAGCATATGCAATGTTCCTAATTTTCTTTGGTATTGACCAAATTTCACAGTTCGGCACACTTGGTACTCAAGAAGGCGGACTTGGTATTGACCCAACAACAGGTGCTTACGGCTATGTTGAAGGTGATAACTCAATGCTTATCCTTCTATATGGTGTTACAACAATTGTTGTTTCAGTTGTATTCCTAGTATTCTATATTATGAATACTAAGTCAGCTATGAAAGCTCAAGAGCTAAAGGCTGAAGGTAAGCACGTTCCTACATTTAAGGAAGATTTAAAGCAGTTCGGTGATGAGAAGTTCCACGTTACACTTCTTTCTCTACCATGCCTACTAATTGGTGTATTTACTGTACTACCACTTATATTCATGGTGCTAATTGCATTTACAAACTATGACCACAGCCATCAGGTTCCTGGTCACTTGTTTACATGGGTAGGTTTCCAGACATTTAAGGATGTATTCAGTAATGTTGGTGGCGCTAACATGGGTGAAACATTCCTAACACTAACTGAATGGACAATTATTTGGGCTATTTTTGCTACATTCCTAAACTATTTCTTTGGTATGATCGTTGCTCTAATGATTAACAAGAAGGGCATTAAGCTAAAGTCACTTTGGAGAACATTATTCGTTATCACAGTTGCTGTTCCTCAGTTCGTTACTCTACTGGTTATGAACCAGATGCTACAGTATGACGGTGGTGCTATTAACGTTCTATTACAGAACCTAGGTTTAGCAAGAATTAACTTCCTAAACGGTTCAGCTCTAACAGCAAAGATTACAGTTATTGTTGTTAACCTATGGGTTGGTATTCCTTATACTATCCTAATTACTTCCGGTATTCTTATGAATATCCCGGCTGACCTATATGAATCAGCTACAATTGACGGTGCAGGTCCTGTAAAGAGTTTCTTCAAGATTACTCTTCCATATATGCTATTCGTTACAACACCATATCTAATCACAACATTTATCAACAATATCAATAACTTCAATGTTATTTACTTGTTATCAAGTGGTGGTCCTACAACAGATAAGTTGTACGGTGGTGCCGGTCAGACCGACTTGCTTGTTACATGGCTATTTAAGTTAACAATGAGTGCACAGGATTACAACTATGCTGCTGCTATCGGTATCTTAGTATTTATTGTTTGTGCATCCTTGTCACTAATTACATTCAATATGACAAAATCTGCTAAGGATGAGGAGGCATTCTCATGA
- a CDS encoding sugar ABC transporter permease translates to MIKSYKLRRNITNAVVYVILAVMGIIWVSPLAWMVLHSFRGEGTSAVYYLIPKTFTFQHYINLFTDTSILNFPRWFLNTLVVAIFSCIISTLSVLMVSYAFSRLRFKARKPLINIGMIIGMFPGFMTMIAIYYLLKAMNLTQTLPALVICYSAGAGIGFQISKGFFDTIPRALDEAATIDGATKNQIFWKIILPMSKPIVVYTVLTAFIGPWTDFILVKIIMGDARDNYTVSVGLQLMASQTYISKYYQRFLAGSTVVAIPITLLFLKMQNYYVEGVTAGGVKG, encoded by the coding sequence ATGATAAAAAGTTACAAGTTAAGAAGAAATATCACAAATGCCGTTGTATATGTAATCCTTGCAGTTATGGGTATTATTTGGGTATCTCCACTAGCATGGATGGTTCTTCACTCATTTAGAGGCGAAGGTACATCAGCTGTTTATTACCTAATTCCTAAAACATTTACTTTCCAACATTACATTAACCTATTTACTGATACATCAATTTTGAACTTCCCAAGATGGTTCCTTAACACTCTTGTAGTTGCGATTTTCTCTTGTATCATTTCTACATTGTCAGTTCTAATGGTTTCATACGCATTCAGCCGTCTAAGATTTAAGGCTAGAAAGCCTCTTATCAACATCGGTATGATTATCGGTATGTTCCCTGGCTTTATGACAATGATCGCTATTTATTACCTATTAAAGGCAATGAATCTAACACAGACTCTACCTGCTCTTGTTATCTGTTACTCAGCCGGTGCCGGTATCGGTTTCCAGATTAGTAAAGGTTTCTTTGATACAATTCCAAGAGCACTTGACGAAGCTGCTACTATTGATGGTGCAACTAAGAATCAGATTTTCTGGAAGATTATCCTTCCAATGTCAAAGCCAATTGTTGTTTACACAGTTCTAACAGCATTTATTGGTCCTTGGACAGACTTTATTCTAGTTAAGATTATCATGGGTGATGCTCGTGATAACTACACAGTATCTGTTGGTCTACAGCTAATGGCTAGCCAGACTTACATTTCTAAGTACTATCAGAGATTCTTAGCCGGTTCAACTGTTGTTGCTATTCCTATTACATTGTTGTTCTTGAAGATGCAGAACTACTATGTTGAAGGTGTTACAGCCGGTGGCGTTAAGGGTTAA